In the Flavobacterium pallidum genome, one interval contains:
- a CDS encoding M1 family metallopeptidase produces MKRLYFLLLFLAFAETHAQKNPGYWQQHVDYKMDVFMDVSNYNYKGTQKLVYENNSPDTLKKVFFHLYPNAFQPGSEMDARLQSIKDPDGRMVTKTKVDGNEVKESRIKKLKPGEIGFLNISNFKQDGKSAETKTVGTILEVTLAKPILPHKKTTFTLNFNGQVPVQIRRSGRNNAEGVALSMSQWYPKIAEFDFEGWHADPYISREFHGVWGDFDVKITIDKNYILGGTGYLQNSNEIGYGYEERGKTVKRPNTPTLTWHFKAPMVHDFTWAADKEYLHDTAQVPGGATIHFLYKNNSKIIDNWKMLQPATVKIMQFYNQFVGPYPYKQYSVIQGGDGGMEYAMCTLILGEGKYDGLLGVTTHEMGHSWFQHILASNESKHSWMDEGFTSFIEDSALNSLAEKPADNPYAGAYNSYINMANSGKEQPQSTHSDRYDENRVYSITSYGKGEVFLAQLRYLIGKENLEKTLKKYYVDFKFRHPTPNDIKRTAERVSGANLDWYLTDWTETTNTIDYAVKEVKEMNGSTAITLERIGRMPMPIDLTVTYADGKTENFYIPLRMMSFVKENEMPLVKRTTLPDWAWAYPTYEFEIPAVKSSIKKIEIDAAGFMADVKRENNVLEVK; encoded by the coding sequence ATGAAAAGACTTTACTTCCTTTTGCTTTTTTTGGCTTTCGCCGAAACCCATGCGCAGAAAAACCCTGGTTATTGGCAACAGCACGTCGATTATAAAATGGATGTGTTTATGGATGTGTCCAATTATAATTACAAAGGCACACAGAAGCTGGTATACGAGAACAATTCACCCGATACGCTGAAGAAGGTTTTTTTCCATTTGTATCCGAATGCCTTCCAGCCCGGAAGCGAAATGGACGCACGCCTGCAAAGTATCAAGGATCCTGACGGGCGCATGGTAACCAAAACCAAAGTTGATGGTAACGAAGTCAAAGAAAGCCGCATCAAAAAACTGAAACCCGGCGAAATCGGATTTCTGAATATTTCCAATTTTAAACAGGACGGAAAATCTGCGGAAACCAAAACTGTCGGGACAATTCTCGAGGTGACTTTGGCAAAACCGATTTTACCTCACAAAAAAACCACATTCACATTAAATTTCAACGGACAGGTTCCGGTACAAATCCGTCGCTCCGGAAGAAATAATGCAGAAGGCGTAGCCTTATCCATGTCGCAATGGTATCCTAAAATCGCCGAATTCGACTTCGAAGGCTGGCACGCCGATCCTTACATTTCGCGCGAATTTCATGGAGTATGGGGTGATTTCGATGTGAAAATCACTATTGATAAAAATTACATTCTTGGCGGAACCGGTTATTTGCAGAATTCAAACGAAATCGGTTATGGTTATGAAGAAAGAGGCAAAACGGTAAAACGCCCCAATACACCTACGCTGACCTGGCATTTCAAAGCGCCGATGGTCCACGATTTTACCTGGGCAGCCGACAAGGAATATTTGCATGATACCGCACAGGTTCCCGGTGGTGCAACGATTCATTTCCTTTATAAGAACAATTCAAAAATCATTGACAACTGGAAAATGCTTCAGCCTGCGACAGTCAAGATCATGCAGTTTTACAATCAGTTTGTCGGACCATATCCTTACAAACAATATTCCGTAATCCAGGGTGGCGACGGGGGAATGGAGTATGCGATGTGTACTTTAATCCTCGGTGAAGGCAAATATGACGGGCTTCTTGGCGTAACCACACATGAAATGGGACATTCCTGGTTCCAGCACATTCTTGCCTCAAACGAGAGCAAGCACAGCTGGATGGACGAAGGGTTTACCTCATTCATCGAAGACAGCGCATTGAACAGCCTTGCAGAAAAACCTGCAGACAATCCTTATGCAGGCGCTTATAACAGCTACATCAATATGGCGAATTCCGGAAAGGAACAGCCACAATCCACGCATTCGGACCGTTATGATGAAAACCGCGTTTACAGCATTACTTCTTATGGCAAGGGAGAAGTTTTTCTTGCACAGCTTCGCTACCTAATCGGGAAAGAAAATCTGGAAAAGACGCTGAAAAAATATTATGTGGATTTTAAATTCAGACACCCTACACCAAACGACATCAAGCGCACAGCCGAAAGGGTTTCGGGAGCCAACCTCGATTGGTACCTGACCGATTGGACAGAAACTACAAATACTATTGATTACGCTGTAAAAGAAGTCAAAGAAATGAACGGATCGACTGCCATTACACTGGAAAGGATCGGCCGTATGCCAATGCCTATCGACCTTACTGTAACTTATGCTGATGGAAAAACAGAAAACTTCTACATCCCACTGCGCATGATGAGTTTCGTAAAAGAAAACGAGATGCCGTTGGTAAAAAGGACCACACTACCGGATTGGGCCTGGGCGTACCCGACTTATGAATTCGAAATTCCCGCAGTGAAAAGCAGCATTAAGAAAATCGAGATCGATGCGGCAGGTTTCATGGCTGATGTGAAAAGAGAAAACAATGTTTTGGAGGTAAAATAA
- a CDS encoding S8 family peptidase yields the protein MKITKSIWLLAASFVFTFSANAQTPVKYTGKKATLPQAELQRWSHLDLVKDSVPGMSVDKAYAELLKNKKSKTVIVGVVDSGVDIEHDDLKNVIWTNTKEIPGNGIDDDKNGYVDDVHGWNFLGNAVNESLEMTRIVKKGDDGSQTYKDAKAQLDKKLKDAKAQKPTVDMLDSAHKVVSEYLKKDNYTVAELKEIQTTDPKLNKSLRIMLSMSAQAGPDFISQVTEYHDYIYGQLDYNLNTEFDGRKVVGDNPDDINDKSYGNNIVFGPDKNEALHGTHVAGIIAQQRGNGIGGDGIADNVQIMAVRAVPNGDEYDKDIALAIRYAVDNGAKVINGSFGKSFSPHSQWVYDAIKYAEKKDVLIVHAAGNDAEDIDVKSNFPNDSKDNKTEFADNVLTIGALDVTYGDKLVADFSNYGKENVDVFAPGVQIYATVPNNKFKYEQGTSMASPNVAGVAALIRSYYPNLTAKQVKHIIMDSGTVIDEQVNVGGDDSNKKPFSSLSKSGHIVNAYNALQMAEKMSKGKTKKLNG from the coding sequence ATGAAAATAACAAAATCAATCTGGCTTTTAGCAGCCTCGTTTGTGTTCACCTTTTCGGCAAATGCACAAACCCCTGTAAAATATACGGGCAAAAAAGCCACGCTTCCTCAAGCCGAACTACAAAGATGGAGCCACCTTGACCTTGTAAAGGACAGCGTTCCCGGAATGAGCGTCGACAAGGCTTACGCCGAGCTTTTGAAAAACAAAAAAAGCAAAACCGTTATTGTAGGCGTGGTGGATTCAGGCGTTGACATTGAGCATGACGACCTTAAGAATGTCATTTGGACCAACACTAAAGAAATTCCCGGAAATGGCATCGATGATGACAAAAACGGTTATGTTGATGATGTGCACGGCTGGAATTTCCTGGGCAATGCGGTCAATGAAAGCCTGGAAATGACCAGGATTGTAAAGAAAGGCGACGACGGCTCGCAAACTTACAAAGATGCCAAAGCACAACTGGACAAGAAACTTAAGGATGCAAAAGCACAAAAACCGACCGTAGACATGCTTGATAGTGCACATAAAGTAGTAAGCGAATATCTTAAGAAAGATAATTATACGGTTGCCGAATTAAAGGAAATCCAGACTACTGATCCAAAACTGAACAAAAGCCTGCGTATCATGCTTAGCATGTCAGCCCAGGCAGGACCGGACTTTATCAGCCAGGTGACCGAATACCATGACTATATTTACGGGCAATTGGACTATAACCTGAACACGGAATTTGACGGAAGAAAAGTGGTAGGCGACAATCCGGATGATATCAATGACAAATCTTACGGGAACAATATCGTATTCGGTCCGGACAAAAATGAAGCGCTCCACGGTACGCACGTAGCCGGGATCATCGCCCAGCAAAGAGGCAACGGCATCGGTGGCGACGGCATTGCCGATAATGTCCAGATTATGGCCGTAAGGGCTGTCCCGAATGGTGATGAATATGATAAAGACATCGCACTTGCCATACGTTATGCGGTAGATAATGGTGCCAAAGTGATTAATGGCAGTTTCGGCAAAAGTTTTTCACCACACAGCCAATGGGTTTATGATGCCATCAAATACGCCGAGAAAAAAGATGTACTGATTGTACACGCAGCAGGAAATGACGCAGAAGATATCGATGTGAAAAGCAATTTTCCGAATGATTCAAAAGACAATAAAACGGAATTTGCTGACAACGTCCTGACCATCGGTGCACTGGATGTAACCTATGGAGACAAGCTCGTTGCAGATTTTTCAAACTACGGAAAGGAAAATGTAGACGTTTTCGCTCCTGGCGTACAAATTTACGCCACAGTGCCAAACAACAAATTCAAATATGAGCAGGGAACTTCAATGGCTTCCCCGAATGTTGCCGGTGTAGCCGCACTGATTCGTTCTTATTATCCAAACCTGACTGCAAAACAGGTAAAGCACATCATCATGGATTCAGGAACCGTAATTGACGAACAGGTCAATGTTGGCGGTGATGATTCGAATAAGAAACCGTTTTCCTCTTTATCAAAATCAGGCCATATCGTAAACGCATACAACGCATTGCAGATGGCCGAAAAAATGTCGAAAGGGAAAACAAAAAAGCTGAATGGCTAA
- a CDS encoding DUF2911 domain-containing protein: MKTSKIFFLISFFTITNVHSQALTIANEGGNKKASVSEYIGLAKVTINYNRPGVKGREWKIWGTPVAHYGLQDLGFGTSTASPWRAGANENTTITFSENVKVEDNDLVAGTYGFHIILGASEDILIFSKRANSWGSFYYDPAEDALRVTVKHQNLEQSVEWLTFEFLDQTQNSATIALKWEKRMIPFKVVVDVQKLQLASFKSELKTKPGFTWQAFQQAAQYCLDNNIATEQALEWADMAINARFVGQKNFQTLSTKAEVLEKLQRNDGAKKLREEALPLGTIFELHQYARTLITAKKPKEALDVFLLNSKKNPDVFTTNVGLGRGYSANGDYKKALSYMKKALQQAPDELNETNVRNLIKKLESNTDVN; the protein is encoded by the coding sequence ATGAAAACAAGCAAAATCTTTTTCCTGATTTCATTTTTTACAATCACGAATGTTCATTCGCAGGCACTGACGATAGCCAATGAAGGCGGCAATAAAAAGGCATCGGTGTCAGAATATATTGGGCTTGCGAAAGTGACCATCAATTATAACCGTCCCGGTGTTAAAGGCCGCGAATGGAAAATCTGGGGCACGCCCGTGGCACATTACGGATTACAGGATTTGGGTTTTGGTACCAGTACAGCTTCCCCGTGGAGGGCCGGCGCAAACGAAAACACGACGATCACCTTTTCAGAAAATGTAAAAGTGGAAGACAATGATTTAGTTGCCGGGACATACGGGTTTCATATTATACTTGGCGCGTCTGAAGACATTTTAATCTTTTCGAAAAGGGCCAATTCCTGGGGAAGCTTCTATTATGATCCGGCTGAAGATGCCTTGCGCGTGACCGTAAAACATCAAAACCTGGAGCAAAGCGTCGAGTGGCTTACATTTGAATTCCTCGACCAAACCCAAAATTCAGCAACAATAGCACTGAAATGGGAAAAGCGTATGATTCCGTTTAAAGTTGTTGTGGATGTGCAAAAACTGCAATTGGCTTCGTTTAAAAGCGAATTGAAAACCAAGCCGGGCTTTACATGGCAGGCTTTTCAGCAGGCGGCACAATATTGCCTTGACAACAATATTGCCACAGAACAGGCTCTGGAATGGGCAGACATGGCGATTAACGCACGGTTTGTTGGGCAGAAAAACTTCCAGACGTTAAGCACAAAAGCAGAAGTATTGGAAAAACTCCAAAGAAATGACGGAGCCAAAAAACTTCGGGAAGAAGCACTGCCTTTAGGAACCATCTTTGAACTGCACCAATACGCAAGGACTTTGATTACCGCCAAAAAACCGAAAGAAGCTCTGGATGTGTTTCTATTGAATTCTAAGAAAAATCCTGACGTGTTTACAACAAATGTAGGCCTTGGAAGAGGATATTCCGCCAATGGTGATTACAAAAAAGCACTTTCTTATATGAAAAAAGCATTGCAACAGGCACCGGACGAGCTGAATGAAACGAATGTCCGAAACTTAATTAAAAAACTCGAAAGCAACACCGACGTAAATTAA
- a CDS encoding TonB-dependent receptor — translation MFKSTFTLALLILSAYFSWVFGQGSPQGAFTISGSFTSEDPASVIVTLQNALDNTLVKNESADDKGHFVFEHIAVGNYRISITSNGKTAFEGRPFQLTADLNLGTLSAGKETRLEEVTIRKSKPYIERSEGKMILNVDSNIGSAGTSAFEVLEKAPGVNIDANDNITLRGRGGIQIQIDGKSSPMSGTTLANYLKGIPSGVIDKIEFITNPSAKYDASGSAIINIKMKKEKKAGTNGSITSAYGQGRYPKTSNSLNLNHREKKWNTYGTYSFAYRKGFNKLILDRKFYENGNLTGAYEQDNYLKMDFRNHILRAGADYFASPKHTFGIIVSGVSNKFNPNGKNYSDVFDETYTRMSRFETVNHSRENWHNQSVNLNHKFVIDTVGTQLVSDFDYANYGNKTRQDFTTKYLDLDNAEYQNRYLLNGDLRGDLNLFSLKSDFTAILRDKTKIETGAKSSVVKADNNLKFYDMSSGIPVFDDAKSNHFIYEENINAAYVNVSKELGKKWNAYFGLRLENTNITGNQLANNSRFKNNYTQVFPSALLSYAMNDNNSFELNYSRRIDRPSYEQLNPFKFFLDPTTYKEGNPYLDPQTTHSFDFTHIYKQKIYTTITFSRTTDNITGVIAPSDDNPEITVQTDKNLTTADVVGLFSTIPFEITSWWSCNNSLNCYYGFYSGNIANTPIENQGNFNFNINSVHTFKMKNGFSAELTGNYRAREIYAYMDVDPIGYLNLGFQKKFKNKSSLKLTINDVFFTNGTTAVTQFRGYHENFKVNRDTRTAVISYTYNFGGGNGPQPRRAGGAEDIKQRAASVNG, via the coding sequence ATGTTTAAATCAACTTTTACCCTGGCCTTGCTGATACTATCAGCGTACTTTTCATGGGTTTTTGGCCAGGGTTCCCCACAGGGCGCGTTTACAATAAGTGGTTCTTTTACCAGTGAGGACCCGGCTTCAGTAATCGTTACGCTGCAAAATGCTTTGGATAACACACTGGTAAAAAATGAATCTGCCGATGACAAAGGCCATTTCGTTTTTGAACACATCGCTGTTGGGAATTACCGAATTTCGATCACTTCCAACGGCAAAACAGCGTTTGAAGGCAGGCCTTTCCAACTGACTGCCGATCTGAATTTAGGAACCCTTTCGGCAGGGAAAGAAACGCGGCTTGAAGAAGTGACCATCAGAAAATCAAAGCCTTATATCGAACGGTCAGAAGGCAAAATGATTTTGAATGTTGACAGCAACATCGGGTCTGCCGGAACTTCTGCATTTGAAGTTTTGGAAAAAGCGCCCGGCGTAAACATCGATGCCAATGACAACATCACTTTACGCGGACGCGGCGGCATCCAGATCCAGATCGACGGAAAGTCGTCGCCGATGTCCGGGACGACACTCGCAAATTACCTGAAAGGCATTCCGTCCGGAGTGATTGACAAGATTGAATTCATCACGAATCCTTCCGCGAAATACGATGCTTCGGGTTCTGCAATCATCAACATCAAAATGAAAAAGGAGAAAAAAGCAGGGACAAATGGCAGCATTACTTCCGCTTATGGCCAGGGCCGTTACCCGAAGACCAGCAACAGCCTGAACCTGAATCACCGTGAGAAAAAATGGAATACATATGGAACTTACAGTTTTGCGTACCGCAAAGGCTTCAACAAACTGATTCTTGACCGGAAATTTTATGAAAACGGCAATTTAACCGGTGCTTACGAGCAGGATAATTATTTGAAAATGGATTTCCGGAACCACATTTTGCGTGCCGGTGCTGATTATTTCGCCAGCCCAAAACACACTTTCGGAATCATTGTGAGCGGTGTCAGCAATAAATTCAATCCTAACGGTAAAAATTATTCGGATGTTTTTGATGAAACCTATACCCGCATGTCCAGGTTTGAAACCGTCAATCATTCCCGCGAAAACTGGCACAACCAATCGGTAAATCTAAACCATAAATTTGTAATTGATACTGTCGGGACACAATTGGTGAGTGATTTCGATTACGCGAATTACGGCAACAAGACACGCCAGGATTTCACGACAAAATACCTTGACCTGGACAATGCTGAGTACCAAAACCGCTATTTGCTGAATGGTGACCTACGCGGTGATTTGAATCTTTTTTCGTTAAAATCCGATTTTACGGCCATCCTCAGAGACAAAACCAAAATTGAAACCGGTGCTAAATCGAGTGTTGTAAAAGCCGATAATAATTTAAAATTTTATGACATGAGTTCCGGAATCCCGGTTTTCGATGATGCGAAAAGCAATCATTTCATTTATGAGGAAAACATCAATGCTGCTTATGTGAATGTGAGTAAGGAATTGGGCAAAAAATGGAACGCTTATTTCGGATTACGCCTCGAAAACACCAATATCACCGGAAATCAATTGGCCAATAACAGCCGTTTTAAAAACAATTATACACAAGTTTTCCCAAGTGCACTGCTCAGTTATGCGATGAATGACAACAATAGTTTTGAGCTGAATTACAGCCGCCGTATTGACCGTCCAAGTTATGAACAGCTGAATCCGTTCAAGTTTTTCCTTGATCCGACGACTTATAAAGAAGGGAACCCATACCTGGATCCGCAGACTACGCATTCGTTCGACTTTACGCATATTTACAAGCAGAAAATCTACACGACGATTACTTTTTCAAGGACGACAGATAACATTACCGGCGTGATTGCACCATCTGATGACAATCCTGAAATCACCGTGCAGACTGATAAAAACCTGACTACTGCAGATGTCGTCGGATTATTTTCAACGATTCCATTTGAAATCACATCATGGTGGAGCTGCAACAACAGCCTGAATTGTTATTATGGATTTTATTCCGGAAATATCGCCAATACGCCGATTGAAAATCAGGGGAATTTCAACTTTAACATCAATTCGGTACATACTTTTAAAATGAAGAATGGTTTTTCTGCAGAACTGACCGGCAACTACAGGGCCCGCGAAATTTATGCCTATATGGATGTCGACCCTATAGGCTACCTGAATCTCGGTTTCCAAAAAAAATTCAAAAACAAAAGTAGCCTGAAGCTCACCATAAACGATGTGTTTTTTACCAATGGGACAACGGCGGTCACGCAGTTCAGGGGTTACCATGAAAACTTCAAAGTAAACCGCGACACGCGTACGGCGGTAATTTCTTACACTTACAACTTCGGAGGCGGAAACGGGCCACAACCCAGAAGGGCCGGTGGTGCTGAAGACATCAAGCAACGGGCCGCTTCTGTAAACGGATAA
- a CDS encoding MarR family winged helix-turn-helix transcriptional regulator gives MERLKDITFYNMDKAIRTYRVYAQKKLRENGYKITIDQWLIIKSILENPGISQQDLGEMVFKDNASVTRIIDLLVKSEYLEREVNPNDRRKSNLKVTDEGKAIIENVQTLVLQNRKTALSGVSAEALQTLNKTLNQIIDNCN, from the coding sequence ATGGAGCGATTAAAGGATATTACGTTTTACAACATGGACAAAGCCATCCGCACTTACAGGGTTTATGCACAGAAGAAGCTTCGTGAGAACGGCTATAAGATTACAATCGACCAATGGCTCATCATCAAATCCATTTTGGAAAATCCGGGGATTTCACAGCAGGATTTGGGCGAAATGGTTTTCAAGGACAATGCTTCAGTCACGCGGATTATCGACCTGCTTGTGAAATCGGAATACCTGGAACGCGAAGTAAACCCAAACGACCGACGCAAATCAAACTTAAAAGTCACCGACGAAGGTAAAGCGATCATTGAAAACGTGCAGACACTGGTTTTGCAAAACCGAAAAACAGCATTAAGTGGCGTTTCTGCGGAAGCGTTACAAACATTGAATAAAACATTGAATCAAATCATAGACAACTGCAATTAA
- a CDS encoding MBL fold metallo-hydrolase encodes MKLYPIESGNFKLDGGAMFGVVPKTIWNKTNPADNNNLIDLAARCLLIEDGNRLILIDTGMGDKQSEKFFGYYSLWGTHSMDKSLAKHGFHRDDITDVFMTHLHFDHCGGSVQWNQDRTGYEPAFKNAKFWTNENHWEWATKPNPREKASFLSENILPMRESGQLHFIKRPDGDFLVESEMGFGIFFADGHTEKMMLPQIKYKDMTVCFMADLLPTAGHLPLPYVMGYDTRPLLTLPEKEKFLRTAAENNYYLFLEHDAHNEIITVENTEKGVRLKEVHKCADLL; translated from the coding sequence ATGAAACTCTATCCCATAGAATCCGGAAATTTCAAGCTAGACGGCGGTGCCATGTTTGGCGTGGTCCCGAAAACCATCTGGAATAAAACCAACCCCGCTGATAACAATAACCTGATTGACCTTGCCGCGCGCTGCCTCTTGATTGAAGACGGTAACCGGCTGATTTTAATTGACACCGGCATGGGCGACAAGCAATCGGAGAAGTTTTTCGGATATTATTCGCTTTGGGGTACGCATTCGATGGACAAATCTTTGGCTAAACATGGTTTCCATCGCGACGATATTACTGATGTTTTTATGACGCACCTGCACTTCGACCATTGCGGCGGCAGTGTGCAGTGGAATCAAGACCGTACCGGATATGAACCCGCTTTCAAAAATGCGAAATTCTGGACCAATGAAAACCATTGGGAATGGGCCACGAAACCGAATCCGAGGGAAAAAGCGTCGTTTTTATCCGAAAATATCTTGCCGATGCGGGAAAGCGGCCAGTTGCATTTCATCAAAAGGCCTGATGGGGATTTTTTGGTGGAATCGGAAATGGGTTTCGGGATATTTTTTGCAGACGGCCATACCGAAAAAATGATGCTTCCGCAGATAAAATACAAAGACATGACGGTTTGTTTTATGGCTGATTTACTGCCGACAGCTGGGCATTTGCCGCTTCCGTATGTGATGGGTTATGATACCAGGCCGCTGCTGACTTTACCTGAAAAGGAAAAATTCCTCCGTACAGCAGCAGAAAACAATTATTATTTATTCCTCGAACACGACGCACATAACGAAATCATCACCGTTGAAAATACTGAAAAAGGTGTCCGCCTGAAAGAAGTTCATAAATGTGCTGATTTGTTGTAA
- a CDS encoding HesB/IscA family protein encodes MIKVSDSASRKIVEMMKDDGFDAAKDYVRVGVKSGGCSGLSYELKFDKELGETDKVFEDNEVRIAVEKKSFLYLAGTVLEFSGGLNGKGFVFNNPNASRTCGCGESFSL; translated from the coding sequence ATGATAAAAGTATCAGATTCAGCCAGCAGGAAAATCGTGGAGATGATGAAAGACGACGGTTTTGATGCTGCAAAAGATTATGTACGCGTAGGCGTTAAAAGCGGCGGTTGCAGCGGATTATCCTACGAATTGAAATTTGACAAAGAACTCGGCGAAACAGATAAAGTATTCGAAGACAATGAGGTACGCATCGCTGTGGAGAAAAAATCATTCCTGTATCTTGCAGGAACCGTTTTGGAATTTTCGGGCGGACTGAACGGAAAAGGTTTCGTTTTCAATAACCCAAATGCGAGCAGGACCTGCGGTTGCGGAGAATCATTTTCTCTTTAG
- the sufB gene encoding Fe-S cluster assembly protein SufB yields MSKYTEDDLKIELENKEYEYGFYTDIESETFPIGLNEDIVRAISKKKEEPQWMTDWRIEAFRSWVEMTEPEWANVHYEKPDFQAISYYSAPKAVDPNKTLDDVDPELLAMYKKLGISLDEQKKMNNVAMDIVVDSVSVATTFKKTLAEKGIIFCPISEAIKEHPELVKKYLGTVVPQKDNFYAALNSAVFSDGSFCYIPKGVRCPMELSTYFRINQAGTGQFERTLVIADESSYVSYLEGCTAPSRDENQLHAAVVELIALDDAEIKYSTVQNWYPGNKEGKGGVFNFVTKRGLCEKNAKISWTQVETGSAVTWKYPSCVLKGDNSVGEFYSIAVTNNYQQADTGTKMIHLGKNTKSTIISKGISAGKSQNSYRGLVQIGARAENARNFSQCDSLLMGNNCGAHTFPYIESKNTTAKIEHEATTSKIGEDQVFYCNQRGIPTEKAIALIVNGFSKDVLNKLPMEFAVEAQKLLEISLEGSVG; encoded by the coding sequence ATGTCAAAATACACCGAAGACGATCTCAAGATCGAACTCGAAAACAAAGAGTACGAATACGGATTTTATACCGATATAGAATCCGAGACATTTCCCATAGGCTTAAACGAAGACATTGTCCGTGCCATTTCAAAAAAGAAAGAAGAACCGCAGTGGATGACCGATTGGCGCATTGAAGCCTTTCGTTCCTGGGTTGAAATGACCGAGCCGGAATGGGCGAATGTACATTATGAAAAACCCGATTTCCAGGCCATTTCGTATTATTCCGCGCCAAAGGCAGTCGACCCGAACAAAACACTGGATGATGTCGATCCGGAACTTTTGGCGATGTACAAAAAACTCGGGATTTCGCTGGACGAGCAGAAAAAGATGAATAATGTCGCCATGGACATCGTGGTCGATTCGGTTTCTGTAGCGACGACTTTCAAAAAGACTTTAGCGGAAAAAGGCATTATTTTCTGTCCGATTTCCGAAGCGATTAAGGAACATCCTGAATTGGTTAAGAAATACCTCGGCACCGTAGTGCCACAAAAAGACAACTTTTACGCTGCATTGAATTCGGCAGTATTTTCAGACGGATCGTTCTGTTATATTCCGAAGGGTGTACGTTGCCCGATGGAACTGTCGACTTATTTCCGTATTAACCAGGCAGGAACGGGCCAATTTGAAAGGACTTTGGTTATTGCTGATGAAAGCAGCTACGTTTCGTACCTTGAAGGCTGTACCGCGCCAAGCCGCGACGAAAACCAATTGCACGCCGCGGTGGTGGAACTGATTGCTTTGGACGATGCAGAAATCAAATACTCGACCGTACAGAATTGGTATCCCGGAAACAAGGAAGGCAAAGGCGGTGTATTCAATTTCGTGACCAAAAGAGGTTTGTGCGAAAAGAACGCGAAAATATCCTGGACACAGGTAGAAACCGGTTCTGCCGTGACCTGGAAATATCCGTCATGTGTATTGAAAGGCGATAATTCGGTGGGAGAATTTTATTCTATTGCCGTGACCAACAATTACCAGCAGGCCGATACCGGAACCAAAATGATCCACTTGGGTAAAAACACCAAATCTACGATCATTTCCAAAGGTATTTCAGCCGGGAAATCCCAAAACAGCTACCGTGGATTGGTACAAATCGGCGCACGTGCCGAAAACGCCAGGAACTTTTCGCAATGTGATTCCCTGCTGATGGGCAATAATTGTGGGGCACATACCTTTCCATACATAGAAAGTAAAAATACGACTGCGAAGATTGAACACGAAGCGACGACCAGTAAAATCGGGGAAGACCAGGTTTTTTATTGCAATCAGCGTGGTATTCCTACAGAAAAAGCCATTGCGCTGATCGTGAATGGTTTCAGTAAAGACGTACTCAACAAACTTCCTATGGAGTTCGCCGTAGAAGCACAGAAACTACTTGAAATTTCATTAGAAGGATCTGTCGGTTAA